In Camelina sativa cultivar DH55 chromosome 16, Cs, whole genome shotgun sequence, a single window of DNA contains:
- the LOC104750014 gene encoding dof zinc finger protein DOF2.2-like isoform X2, translating into MTTNSNNHPHHLQLQENGSLVSGHHQVLSHHFPQNPNPNHHHVDTTAATSVDPGGLNGQAAERARLAKNSQQPEGALKCPRCDSANTKFCYFNNYNLTQPRHFCKACRRYWTRGGALRNVPVGGGCRRNKKGKSGNSKSSSSSSQNKPSTSMVNVTSPTATSNVQHQTNTQFPFLPTLQNLTQLGGIGLNLSPINGNNGGNGNTSSGYLNDLGFYHGGNTSGPVMGNNNNNNNNNSNNGNNIMTSLGSANHFALFDRTMGLYNFPNEGNMGLSSNGATRVSQTAPVKMEDNHLGNISRPASGLTSPGNQSNQYWTGQGLPGSSSTDYHQHLM; encoded by the exons ATG ACTACGAATTCGAAtaatcatcctcatcatcttcagctACAAGAAAATGGAAGTTTAGTTAGTGGCCACCACCAGGTACTCTCTCACCACTTcccacaaaaccctaaccctaaccacCACCATGTTGATACCACAGCCGCCACCAGCGTTGATCCGGGAGGTCTCAATGGCCAGGCGGCTGAGAGAGCAAGGCTAGCTAAGAACTCTCAGCAGCCGGAAGGAGCCTTAAAGTGCCCTCGATGCGACTCAGCCAATACTAAGTTCTGTTACTTCAACAACTACAACCTCACGCAGCCACGTCACTTCTGCAAGGCTTGCCGCCGCTACTGGACACGTGGTGGTGCCTTGAGGAACGTACCTGTCGGTGGTGGCTGCCGGAGGAATAAAAAGGGTAAATCCGGAAATTCAAAgtcttcatcctcctcatccCAGAACAAGCCATCAACGTCTATGGTCAACGTTACAAGCCCTACGGCTACTAGTAATGTCCAGCACCAAACAAATACCCAATTCCCATTTTTGCCCACTCTACAAAACCTCACTCAACTCGGTGGTATCGGTTTAAACTTATCCCCCATTAATGGAAATAATGGTGGAAATGGTAACACTAGCTCAGGTTACTTGAATGATTTAGGTTTTTATCATGGTGGCAACACTTCAGGTCCGGTCAtgggtaacaacaacaacaacaacaacaacaacagcaacaacggGAATAACATAATGACTTCTCTTGGATCAGCAAACCACTTTGCTTTGTTCGATCGAACCATGGGATTATATAATTTCCCTAACGAGGGCAATATGGGATTATCTTCTAATGGAGCTACTAGGGTTTCGCAAACTGCTCCGGTGAAAATGGAAGACAACCATTTGGGTAATATAAGCCGGCCGGCTTCGGGTTTGACATCTCCGGGGAATCAATCCAATCAATATTGGACAGGACAGGGTCTCCCCGGTTCTTCTTCAACCGATTATCACCAGCACCTTATGTGA
- the LOC104750014 gene encoding dof zinc finger protein DOF2.2-like isoform X1, whose translation MVFSSVSSFLDPPINWPQTTNSNNHPHHLQLQENGSLVSGHHQVLSHHFPQNPNPNHHHVDTTAATSVDPGGLNGQAAERARLAKNSQQPEGALKCPRCDSANTKFCYFNNYNLTQPRHFCKACRRYWTRGGALRNVPVGGGCRRNKKGKSGNSKSSSSSSQNKPSTSMVNVTSPTATSNVQHQTNTQFPFLPTLQNLTQLGGIGLNLSPINGNNGGNGNTSSGYLNDLGFYHGGNTSGPVMGNNNNNNNNNSNNGNNIMTSLGSANHFALFDRTMGLYNFPNEGNMGLSSNGATRVSQTAPVKMEDNHLGNISRPASGLTSPGNQSNQYWTGQGLPGSSSTDYHQHLM comes from the exons ATGGTTTTCTCATCCGTCTCAAGCTTTTTAGATCCACCAATTAATTGGCCACAG ACTACGAATTCGAAtaatcatcctcatcatcttcagctACAAGAAAATGGAAGTTTAGTTAGTGGCCACCACCAGGTACTCTCTCACCACTTcccacaaaaccctaaccctaaccacCACCATGTTGATACCACAGCCGCCACCAGCGTTGATCCGGGAGGTCTCAATGGCCAGGCGGCTGAGAGAGCAAGGCTAGCTAAGAACTCTCAGCAGCCGGAAGGAGCCTTAAAGTGCCCTCGATGCGACTCAGCCAATACTAAGTTCTGTTACTTCAACAACTACAACCTCACGCAGCCACGTCACTTCTGCAAGGCTTGCCGCCGCTACTGGACACGTGGTGGTGCCTTGAGGAACGTACCTGTCGGTGGTGGCTGCCGGAGGAATAAAAAGGGTAAATCCGGAAATTCAAAgtcttcatcctcctcatccCAGAACAAGCCATCAACGTCTATGGTCAACGTTACAAGCCCTACGGCTACTAGTAATGTCCAGCACCAAACAAATACCCAATTCCCATTTTTGCCCACTCTACAAAACCTCACTCAACTCGGTGGTATCGGTTTAAACTTATCCCCCATTAATGGAAATAATGGTGGAAATGGTAACACTAGCTCAGGTTACTTGAATGATTTAGGTTTTTATCATGGTGGCAACACTTCAGGTCCGGTCAtgggtaacaacaacaacaacaacaacaacaacagcaacaacggGAATAACATAATGACTTCTCTTGGATCAGCAAACCACTTTGCTTTGTTCGATCGAACCATGGGATTATATAATTTCCCTAACGAGGGCAATATGGGATTATCTTCTAATGGAGCTACTAGGGTTTCGCAAACTGCTCCGGTGAAAATGGAAGACAACCATTTGGGTAATATAAGCCGGCCGGCTTCGGGTTTGACATCTCCGGGGAATCAATCCAATCAATATTGGACAGGACAGGGTCTCCCCGGTTCTTCTTCAACCGATTATCACCAGCACCTTATGTGA
- the LOC104750012 gene encoding U-box domain-containing protein 12-like, producing the protein MAKSEKHKLAQTLIDSVNEIASISDHRAPMKKHCSNLSRRLMLLLPMLEEIRDNCEESTIPDQVVTALLSLKESLVPAKDLLAFVSQVSKIYLVLERDQVMVKFQKVTALLEQALSGIPYENLEISDELKEQVELVLIQLRREIGRGGDAYDDELYRDVMSLYNDTGSVTDSDMLRRVAVKLQLMTITDLTQESLALLDMVSLSDGDPGDSFEKMSMVLKRIKDFVQTDNPNLDDAPMRLKSPLQKAQDGDLNLPILPEDFRCPISLELMNDPVIVSSGQTYERECIKKWLEGGHLTCPKTQETLTSDTVTPNYALRSLIAQWSQWCESNGIEPPKRPNNSQPSSKASSSSSTSADEHNKIEELLTKLTSQHPEDQRSAAGEIRLLAKQNNHNRVAIAASGAIPLLVNLLTVSSDSRIQEHAVTSILNLSICQENKERIVYSCGAIPGIVHVLRKGSMEARENAAATLFSLSVIDENKVAIGTAGAIPPLVTLLSEGSQRGKKDAATALFNLCIYQGNKGKAVRAGLVPVIMRLLTETASGMVDEALAILAIISSHPDGKMVAGAADAVHVMVDFIRSGSPRNKENAAAVLVHLCSWDQQHLIEAQKLGIMSLLIEMAENGTDREKRKAAQLLNRFSRFNDQQKQSGLGVEDQISLI; encoded by the exons ATGGCGAAATCAGAGAAACACAAGTTAGCCCAAACCTTAATCGATTCAGTAAACGAAATCGCTTCGATTTCAGATCACCGCGCACCGATGAAGAAACACTGTAGCAATCTCTCCCGTCGattgatgcttcttcttcctatgCTTGAAGAGATCAGAGACAACTGTGAAGAATCAACGATCCCTGACCAAGTGGTGACGGCTTTGTTATCTCTCAAGGAATCGCTTGTTCCTGCTAAGGATTTGCTCGCTTTCGTTAGCCAAGTTAGCAAAATTTACCTG GTGTTGGAGAGAGATCAAGTGATGGTTAAATTTCAGAAAGTGACGGCTCTATTGGAACAAGCTTTAAGTGGAATCCCTTATGAGAATCTTGAAATTTCAGATGAGCTTAAAGAACAG GTTGAGCTTGTTCTAATTCAGTTAAGAAGAGAAATAGGAAGAGGCGGTGATGCGTATGATGATGAGTTATATAGGGACGTTATGTCTCTTTATAATGATACAGGCAGTGTAACAGATTCGGATATGCTCAGGAGAGTGGCAGTGAAGCTTCAGTTGATGACTATAACTGACCTTACGCAAGAGTCTTTGGCTTTACTTGATATGGTCAGTTTGAGTGACGGCGATCCAGGTGATAGCTTTGAGAAGATGTCGATGGTTCTCAAGAGAATTAAGGACTTTGTTCAAACCGATAATCCTAACTTGGATGATGCTCCCATGAGACTAAAATCACCGCTTCAGAAGGCACAAGATGGTGATCTAAATTTGCCGATACTGCCTGAAGATTTCCGTTGTCCGATTTCTCTAGAATTGATGAATGATCCAGTTATTGTTTCTTCAGGGCAG ACGTATGAACGTGAGTGCATTAAGAAGTGGCTTGAAGGAGGGCATTTGACGTGTCCAAAGACGCAAGAAACGCTGACAAGTGATACCGTCACACCGAACTATGCTTTAAGAAGCCTTATAGCTCAATGGT CTCAATGGTGTGAATCCAATGGCATCGAACCTCCAAAGCGTCCCAACAATTCTCAACCGAGTAGTAAAgcctcatcttcctcctcaacCTCTGCTGATGAACATAACAAGATTGAAGAACTCCTAACTAAGCTCACATCGCAACATCCTGAAGACCAAAGATCCGCTGCAGGAGAAATCCGTCTTCTAGCGAAACAGAACAACCATAACCGAGTCGCCATTGCTGCATCCGGCGCCATCCCTCTTCTGGTGAATCTCCTCACGGTATCCAGTGACTCCCGGATTCAAGAACACGCTGTGACATCGATTCTCAACCTCTCGATATGCCAAGAGAACAAAGAAAGGATTGTTTATTCATGTGGAGCGATTCCAGGTATTGTTCATGTGCTCCGGAAAGGCAGCATGGAAGCTAGAGAAAACGCAGCAGCCACACTTTTCAGCCTTTCGGTTATAGACGAGAATAAAGTGGCAATAGGCACCGCAGGAGCGATCCCGCCTCTTGTGACCTTGCTGAGCGAAGGATCACAGAGAGGCAAAAAAGATGCGGCGACTGCTCTGTTCAATCTCTGCATATATCAAGGGAACAAAGGAAAAGCTGTGAGAGCCGGTTTAGTTCCCGTGATAATGCGTTTACTAACAGAGACGGCAAGCGGAATGGTTGATGAAGCACTTGCTATATTAGCCATAATATCGAGTCACCCGGATGGGAAAATGGTAGCTGGAGCCGCTGATGCGGTTCATGTTATGGTAGATTTTATAAGAAGCGGGTCACCACGGAACAAAGAGAACGCAGCTGCAGTATTAGTGCACTTGTGTTCATGGGATCAGCAGCATTTGATTGAAGCTCAGAAATTAGGGATTATGAGTCTTTTAATAGAAATGGCTGAGAATGGTACTGACAGAGAAAAACGCAAAGCGGCACAGTTACTTAACCGCTTTAGCCGTTTTAACGACCAGCAGAAACAGTCTGGTTTAGGTGTCGAAGATCAAATCTCTCTAATCTGA
- the LOC104750016 gene encoding inner membrane protein ALBINO3, chloroplastic isoform X2 — protein MARVLVSSPSSFFGSPLIKPSSSFRYGGSNAGGGSVQFLPYRSSNNKLLTTSTTVRFSLNEIPPLHGLDSSVDIGAILTRAESFLYTIADAAVVGADSVVSTDPTAVQKSGGWFGFISDGMELVLKILKDGLTAVHVPYAYGFAIILLTLIVKAATYPLTKQQVESTLAMQNLQPKIKAIQQRYAGNQERIQLETSRLYKQAGVNPLAGCLPTLATIPVWIGLYQALSNVANEGLFTEGFFWIPSLGGPTSIAARQSGSGVSWLFPFVDGHPPLGWYDTAAYLVLPVLLIASQYVSMEIMKPPQTDDPAQKNTLLVFKFLPLMIGYFALSVPSGLSIYWFTNNVLSTAQQVYLRKLGGAKPNMDENASKIISAGRAKRSIAQPDDAGERFRQLKEQEKRSKKNKAVAKDTVELVDNQSESEEGSDDEEEEAREGALASSTTSKPLPDVVQRRSKRSKRKRTV, from the exons ATGGCGAGAGTTCTAGTCTCGTCTCCGTCTTCGTTCTTCGGTTCGCCGTTGATTAAACCGTCATCATCTTTTCGCTACGGTGGAAGTAACGCCGGAGGAGGAAGCGTTCAATTTCTACCATACCGGAGTAGTAATAATAAGCTCCTCACTACTTCAACTACCGTACGATTCAGCTTAAACGAGATTCCTCCTCTCCATGGATTGGATTCGTCTGTAGACATCGGAGCGATTCTCACCAGAGCTGAGTCTTTTCTCTATACAATTGCCGACGCCGCCGTGGTTGGTGCTGATTCCGTCGTATCTACTGATCCCACCGCCGTGCAGAAGAGTGgtggttggtttggttttatctCCGATGGTATGGAATTGGTGCTTAAG ATTTTGAAGGATGGACTCACAGCAGTTCATGTGCCTTACGCTTATGGATTTGCGATTATCTTGCTTACGCTTATCGTCAAAGCTGCGACGTATCCTTTGACAAAGCAACAG GTTGAATCAACACTAGCGATGCAAAATCTTCAACCAAAGATTAAAGCGATTCAACAACGTTACGCAGGCAATCAG GAGAGAATACAGCTAGAGACGTCACGATTGTATAAACAAGCTGGTGTTAATCCATTGGCAG GTTGCTTACCAACTCTAGCAACCATACCAGTTTGGATTGGTTTATACCAAGCTCTCTCCAACGTCGCTAACGAG gGGCTTTTTACAGAAGGTTTCTTTTGGATTCCGTCTTTGGGTGGACCAACAAGTATAGCTGCTCGACAGAGTGGATCCGGCGTATCGTGGCTTTTTCCGTTTGTG GACGGGCATCCACCATTGGGATGGTACGACACTGCAGCTTATCTTGTTCTACCTGTTCTCCTTATTGCCTCCCAGTATGTGTCAATGGAGATTATGAAGCCTCCTCAA ACAGATGATCCAGCCCAGAAGAATACGCTtcttgttttcaagtttcttccTCTCATGATCGGTTACTTTGCATTGTCTGTCCCATCAGGATTATCTATCTATTG GTTCACAAATAATGTACTTAGCACTGCCCAACAAGTATATCTGCGTAAACTAGGTGGTGCAAAGCCCAATATGGATGAAAACGCAAGCAAGATAATAAGTGCGGGACGGGCAAAGAGATCTATTGCTCAGCCTGACGATGCTGGCGAAAG ATTTAGACAATTAAAGGAGCAAGAGAAGCGCAGCAAGAAGAACAAGGCAGTCGCGAAAGATACAGTTGAATTGGTAGATAATCAATCTGAATCAGAAGAAGGATcggatgatgaggaagaagaggctcGTGAAGGAGCGTTAGCTTCGAGCACAACAAGCAAGCCGCTTCCTGACGTTGTCCAACGAAGAAGCAAAAGATCGAAAAGGAAACGCACTGTatag
- the LOC104750010 gene encoding uncharacterized protein LOC104750010, with amino-acid sequence MVLEPIGDHQIDEQKFRFRNYENSASIVDTNADLFDVIGLLRLIVGDNIHSPSTLETSQQVLGDNGHNTPKIARSSSAVTKLETVTIQEILQFLQNENPQLLLGTILDIQPQYGWYYISCSKCNNKLEKADTSLYCNYCKESNNIGVIRYRFEIRVSDKNKDVATFVVLDSEATKIAGRRAADVLNEEMEASSTTSYTEINLQTPECLKHIVGNTCKFQIKLSEYNFKTSRQTVSISRILETITDHPAESEEGSSTKSLPETQSTTTTCKSREKSHVNDSTDKNRSTLEKCPRLDNK; translated from the exons ATGGTATTGGAGCCTATTGGAGACCATCAGATCGACGAACAAAAGTTTCGTTTCCGTAACTATGAAAATTCCGCCTCTATTGTAGACACAAATGCAGATCTATTTG ATGTTATTGGCCTGTTACGCCTAATTGTTGGCGACAATATCCACTCCCCTTCAACACTGGAAACATCACAGCAAGT GTTAGGTGATAATGGTCACAACACTCCAAAAATTGCAAGATCCTCCTCTGCCGTTACCAAACTTGAGACAGTTACAATCCAAGAAATTCTCCAATTTCTACAAAATGAGAATCCCCAG CTTTTACTTGGTACCATTCTTGACATACAACCACAATATGGTTGGTACTACATCTCATGCAGCAAATGCAACAACAAACTTGAGAAGGCTGATACATCTTTGTACTGCAACTACTGCAAGGAATCCAACAACATCGGTGTCATCAG ATATCGTTTTGAGATACGAGTATctgacaaaaacaaagatgttGCAACTTTTGTTGTCCTCGATAGTGAGGCCACCAAAATTGCTGGGCGTAGAGCTGCTGATGTTTTAAACGAGGAAATGGAG GCTTCCAGCACAACTTCGTATACTGAAATAAATTTGCAGACCCCAGAATGTTTAAAACATATCGTTGGCAATACTTGCAAATTCCAAATCAAGCTCTCTGAATATAACTTCAAAACTTCTCGCCAAACTGTCTCAATCTCCCGCATTTTGGAAACCATCACTGACCATCCAGCCGAATCAGAAGAAGGAAGTTCTACCAAGTCGCTTCCTGAAACTCAAAGTACTACCACTACATGCAAATCTCGAGAAAAATCACATGTCAATGATTCAACCGATAAGAACAGATCTACTCTGGAGAAATGTCCCCGTCTGGATAATAAGTAG
- the LOC109129584 gene encoding uncharacterized protein LOC109129584, with protein sequence MQRFLSGRVLEQTRHQIISRRFLTLVPSLSHPVPVPLSVATSSLPVTFDNINPKKVLGTWHSRFTIPATVNRVREIHKSSVSDNNPKSTKSSVSDTPKKTKSSVSNTPKKTKTSVSSTPKRAKTSVNHFPKRSKFQKHHRGRFSRGIAPCGNLTGSYALQTLEPGWITSRQIEAGRRAMIQHIQRGQKVLVRIFADKSVTARPTETRMGRGKGAPAFWVAVVKPGKVIYEMGGVSELIARKAIKIAASKLPLKTHFITSR encoded by the exons ATGCAGAGATTCTTGTCCGGCCGCGTCCTGGAACAAACTCGTCATCAGATAATTAGCCGACGCTTTCTCACTCTTGttccatctctctctcaccCTGTTCCTGTTCCTCTTTCTGTTGCCACTTCCTCTCTTCCCGTCACTTTTGACAACATCAATCCCAAGAAG GTTCTTGGAACATGGCACTCCAGGTTCACAATTCCAGCAACAGTGAATCGTGTCAGAGAGATCCACAAGAGTTCGGTCAGCGATAATAACCCGAAAAGTACAAAGAGTTCGGTCAGCGATACCccgaaaaaaacaaagagttcGGTCAGCAATACCccgaaaaaaacaaagacttcGGTCAGCAGTACCCCGAAAAGAGCAAAGACTTCGGTCAACCATTTCCCGAAAAGATCAAAGTTTCAGAAACACCATCGAGGAAGATTTAGTAGAGGAATAGCTCCCTGTGGGAATCTTACTGGTAGCTATGCTCTTCAAACACTTGAACCCGGTTGGATCACATCTAGACAAATAGAAGCTGGGCGACGAGCAATGATACAACATATACAACGCGGTCAAAAAGTCCTAGTACGTATATTTGCTGACAAATCAGTTACGGCAAGACCAACTGAGACGCGTATGGGTCGTGGGAAAGGAGCCCCAGCGTTTTGGGTAGCTGTGGTTAAACCAGGTAAAGTTATTTACGAAATGGGTGGTGTATCCGAGTTAATAGCCAGGAAAGCTATTAAAATAGCAGCATCGAAGTTGCCTCTTAAAACCCACTTCATTACTTCTAGATAA
- the LOC104750016 gene encoding inner membrane protein ALBINO3, chloroplastic isoform X1, protein MARVLVSSPSSFFGSPLIKPSSSFRYGGGGSNAGGGSVQFLPYRSSNNKLFTTSTTVRFSLNEIPPLHGLDSSVDIGAILTRAESFLYTIADAAVVGADSVVSTDPTAVQKSGGWFGFISDGMELVLKILKDGLTAVHVPYAYGFAIILLTLIVKAATYPLTKQQVESTLAMQNLQPKIKAIQQRYAGNQERIQLETSRLYKQAGVNPLAGCLPTLATIPVWIGLYQALSNVANEGLFTEGFFWIPSLGGPTSIAARQSGSGVSWLFPFVDGHPPLGWYDTAAYLVLPVLLIASQYVSMEIMKPPQTDDPAQKNTLLVFKFLPLMIGYFALSVPSGLSIYWFTNNVLSTAQQVYLRKLGGAKPNMDENASKIISAGRAKRSIAQPDDAGERFRQLKEQEKRSKKNKAVAKDTVELVDNQSESEEGSDDEEEEAREGALASSTTSKPLPDVVQRRSKRSKRKRTV, encoded by the exons ATGGCGAGAGTTCTAGTCTCGTCTCCGTCTTCGTTCTTCGGTTCGCCGTTGATTAAACCGTCATCATCTTTTCGCTACGGTGGA GGCGGGAGCAACGCCGGAGGAGGAAGCGTTCAATTTCTACCATACCGGAGTAGTAATAATAAGCTCTTCACTACTTCAACTACCGTACGATTCAGCTTAAACGAGATTCCTCCTCTCCATGGATTGGATTCATCTGTAGACATCGGAGCGATTCTCACCAGAGCGGAGTCTTTTCTCTATACAATTGCCGACGCCGCCGTGGTTGGTGCTGATTCCGTCGTATCTACTGATCCCACCGCCGTGCAGAAGAGTGgtggttggtttggttttatctCCGATGGTATGGAATTGGTGCTTAAG ATTTTGAAGGATGGACTCACAGCAGTTCATGTGCCTTACGCTTATGGATTTGCGATTATCTTGCTTACGCTTATCGTCAAAGCTGCGACGTATCCTTTGACAAAGCAACAG GTTGAATCAACACTAGCGATGCAAAATCTTCAACCAAAGATTAAAGCGATTCAACAACGTTACGCAGGCAATCAG GAGAGAATACAGCTAGAGACGTCACGATTGTATAAACAAGCTGGTGTTAATCCATTGGCAG GTTGCTTACCAACTCTAGCAACCATACCAGTTTGGATTGGTTTATACCAAGCTCTCTCCAACGTCGCTAACGAG gGGCTTTTTACAGAAGGTTTCTTTTGGATTCCGTCTTTGGGTGGACCAACAAGTATAGCTGCTCGACAGAGTGGATCCGGCGTATCGTGGCTTTTTCCGTTTGTG GACGGGCATCCACCATTGGGATGGTACGACACTGCAGCTTATCTTGTTCTACCTGTTCTCCTTATTGCCTCCCAGTATGTGTCAATGGAGATTATGAAGCCTCCTCAA ACAGATGATCCAGCCCAGAAGAATACGCTtcttgttttcaagtttcttccTCTCATGATCGGTTACTTTGCATTGTCTGTCCCATCAGGATTATCTATCTATTG GTTCACAAATAATGTACTTAGCACTGCCCAACAAGTATATCTGCGTAAACTAGGTGGTGCAAAGCCCAATATGGATGAAAACGCAAGCAAGATAATAAGTGCGGGACGGGCAAAGAGATCTATTGCTCAGCCTGACGATGCTGGCGAAAG ATTTAGACAATTAAAGGAGCAAGAGAAGCGCAGCAAGAAGAACAAGGCAGTCGCGAAAGATACAGTTGAATTGGTAGATAATCAATCTGAATCAGAAGAAGGATcggatgatgaggaagaagaggctcGTGAAGGAGCGTTAGCTTCGAGCACAACAAGCAAGCCGCTTCCTGACGTTGTCCAACGAAGAAGCAAAAGATCGAAAAGGAAACGCACTGTatag
- the LOC104750017 gene encoding osmotin-like protein, with amino-acid sequence MAKTSLPLAASFLLLISFSSAADSGRLFLTVVNNCPFTVWPAIQPNAGHPVLEKGGFALPTFTHRSFSAPTTHWSGRIWARTGCAHYNGKFSCVTGDCGNRLECNGLGGATPASLAQFDLHHGGHKDFSSYGVSLVDGYNVPMTVTPHEGHGVCPVVGCREDLLKTCPGHLQVRSHAGHVVACKSGCEAFHSDELCCQGHYNSPNTCKASSHSLFFKHACPSTFTFAHDSPSLMHDCSSPRELKVIFCH; translated from the coding sequence atGGCTAAAACCTCTCTTCCTCTCGCCGcctctttcctcctcctcatctccttctcctccgCCGCAGACAGCGGCCGTCTCTTCCTCACCGTCGTCAACAACTGTCCCTTCACCGTCTGGCCAGCTATTCAGCCCAACGCCGGCCACCCCGTCCTAGAGAAAGGTGGCTTCGCTCTCCCAACCTTCACTCACCGTTCCTTCTCCGCCCCAACTACACACTGGTCCGGTCGCATCTGGGCTAGAACCGGTTGCGCCCACTACAACGGCAAGTTCTCCTGCGTCACCGGAGACTGCGGAAACCGCCTCGAATGCAACGGTCTCGGCGGTGCAACACCAGCTTCTCTCGCTCAGTTCGACCTCCACCACGGTGGACACAAAGACTTCTCCTCTTACGGCGTCTCTCTCGTCGACGGCTACAACGTTCCGATGACTGTGACTCCCCACGAAGGCCATGGTGTCTGTCCCGTCGTTGGCTGTCGTGAAGATCTTCTGAAAACGTGTCCGGGTCATCTTCAGGTCCGGTCGCACGCTGGACACGTGGTGGCTTGTAAGAGTGGGTGTGAGGCTTTCCATTCAGACGAGCTGTGTTGTCAAGGCCATTACAATAGTCCTAACACGTGTAAGGCTTCGAGCCATTCGTTGTTCTTCAAACATGCGTGTCCTTCGACTTTCACATTTGCTCATGATAGTCCTTCGCTTATGCATGACTGTTCTTCTCCTAGAGAGCTCAAAGTCATCTTCTGCCACTAG